The Salvelinus fontinalis isolate EN_2023a chromosome 9, ASM2944872v1, whole genome shotgun sequence genome has a window encoding:
- the fam169b gene encoding protein FAM169B isoform X3, with translation MESNRTSQTQKTGEITEIYPIDLPDLDYRELSSTSENILTSLASNTYEGERWFLPSNGSKVEVTHDNMGRLQLFGDDDPPCTLLTLHMPADGTQVVALNLHGKWWSLNDVLKTSIKSRSGLVMVQSVMERVILFLLSQIIFGVLERPSGEEIHFSPHPMREFGKILWHNGEAVGFYTIKKKGSLCDGFTRRSYQLSVLDTVFVRTQWRRSGLALQILADFCKSLPNEEVIGISCPITPSMIKVCSKYLLMHQDQRDRLYEVEAPGGWGQRRNIWLNIQLNRSTNSEALPRLK, from the exons ATGGAATCCAATCGGACCTCGCAAACACAGAAGACAG GGGAAATCACGGAAATATATCCCATTGACCTCCCAGATCTAGATTACAGGGAACTAAGTTCAACCTCTGAAAACATATTGACCTCCCTGGCGTCAAACACCTATGAAGGAGAGCGTTGGTTTCTACCCTCAAATGGCTCAAAG GTGGAGGTGACACATGACAACATGGGCAGACTCCAGCTGTTCGGTGATGATGATCCACCTTGCACTCTGCTGACTCTGCACATGCCTGCAGATGGAACTCAAG TGGTGGCCCTGAACCTGCATGGAAAGTGGTGGTCTTTAAATGATGTTTTGAAGACATCCATCAAATCCAGATCTGGTCTTGTGATG GTGCAGTCTGTTATGGAGAGAGTGATACTTTTCCTGCTTAGTCAAATCATTTTTGGAGTTTTGGAGAGGCCTTCAGGGGAAGAGATTCACTTCTCACCTCACCCAATGAGGGAATTTGGCAAAATTCTATGGCATAATGGAGAGGCAGTTGGATTCTACACCATCAAAAAGAAAG GAAGTCTGTGTGATGGATTCACTCGTCGAAGCTATCAGCTTTCTGTCCTTGACACTGTGTTTGTGAGGACTCAGTGGAGGAGGAGTGGTCTGGCACTGCAGATCCTGGCAGACTTCTGTAAATCCCTCCCCAACGAGGAAGTGATAGGAATCAGCTGTCCCATAACCCCAAGTATGATTAAAG TGTGCAGCAAGTATCTGCTGATGCACCAGGACCAAAGGGACCGGCTCTATGAGGTGGAAGCTCCTGGGGGCTGGGGCCAGAGACGGAACATATGGCTCAACATACAGCTCAACCGAAGCACAAACAGTGAGGCCCTCCCTAG GCTCAAGTGA
- the arpin gene encoding arpin: MSRIYNNTSLQNKPVHNEKIEHAWSPSSYQSGLGVILEGKLVDVSRHVITDVNNQKDRFYVLYIKPSRIHQRKFDAKGMEIEPNFSDTKKVNTGYLMSSFKVEAKGETDCLTEVQLENLVTKEDLVKVTGKHCLSGTYAFWYPEGEMSKTELETGQDIRLKTKGDGPFIFSLAKVDGGTVTKCNFAGDKEAGASWTDKIMSNKSDASSATKSEGHGEGADEEEWDD, translated from the exons ATGAGCCGAATTTATAACAATACGTCCTTGCAGAATAAACCTGTTCATAATGAAAAGATTGAGCACGCGTGGTCCCCCTCCTCATATCAGAG TGGTCTAGGTGTCATATTAGAGGGAAAGTTGGTTGATGTCTCACGCCATGTTATCACTGACGTCAACAATCAGAAG GACCGTTTCTATGTCCTATACATCAAACCTAGTCGAATCCACCAAAGGAAATTTGATGCTAAAGGAATGGAAATTGAACCAAACTTCAGTGATACCAAAAAGGTCAACACAGGTTATCTCATGTCATCATTCA AGGTGGAGGCTAAAGGAGAGACTGATTGCCTCACTGAGGTCCAGCTGGAAAACCTAGTGACTAAGGAGGATCTGGTGAAAGTGACAGGGAAACACTGTCTAAGTGGGACCTATGCTTTCTGGTACCCAGAGGGAGAGATGAGCAAGACTGAACTAGAAACAGGCCAGGACATTCGACTGAAAACCAAAGGCGATGGCCCATTTATTT TTTCCTTGGCCAAAGTCGATGGAGGCACAGTGACCAAATGCAATTTTGCCGGAGACAAAGAAGCAGGAGCATCGTGGACAGACAAAATAATGTCCAACAAATCCGATGCCAGCAGTGCAACGAAGTCTGAAGGCCATGGCGAGGGAGCAGATGAGGAGGAATGG GATGATTGA
- the fam169b gene encoding protein FAM169B isoform X1 codes for MESNRTSQTQKTGEITEIYPIDLPDLDYRELSSTSENILTSLASNTYEGERWFLPSNGSKVEVTHDNMGRLQLFGDDDPPCTLLTLHMPADGTQVVALNLHGKWWSLNDVLKTSIKSRSGLVMVQSVMERVILFLLSQIIFGVLERPSGEEIHFSPHPMREFGKILWHNGEAVGFYTIKKKGSLCDGFTRRSYQLSVLDTVFVRTQWRRSGLALQILADFCKSLPNEEVIGISCPITPSMIKVCSKYLLMHQDQRDRLYEVEAPGGWGQRRNIWLNIQLNRSTNSEALPRFGSGCTNAKAQVMSNVRQH; via the exons ATGGAATCCAATCGGACCTCGCAAACACAGAAGACAG GGGAAATCACGGAAATATATCCCATTGACCTCCCAGATCTAGATTACAGGGAACTAAGTTCAACCTCTGAAAACATATTGACCTCCCTGGCGTCAAACACCTATGAAGGAGAGCGTTGGTTTCTACCCTCAAATGGCTCAAAG GTGGAGGTGACACATGACAACATGGGCAGACTCCAGCTGTTCGGTGATGATGATCCACCTTGCACTCTGCTGACTCTGCACATGCCTGCAGATGGAACTCAAG TGGTGGCCCTGAACCTGCATGGAAAGTGGTGGTCTTTAAATGATGTTTTGAAGACATCCATCAAATCCAGATCTGGTCTTGTGATG GTGCAGTCTGTTATGGAGAGAGTGATACTTTTCCTGCTTAGTCAAATCATTTTTGGAGTTTTGGAGAGGCCTTCAGGGGAAGAGATTCACTTCTCACCTCACCCAATGAGGGAATTTGGCAAAATTCTATGGCATAATGGAGAGGCAGTTGGATTCTACACCATCAAAAAGAAAG GAAGTCTGTGTGATGGATTCACTCGTCGAAGCTATCAGCTTTCTGTCCTTGACACTGTGTTTGTGAGGACTCAGTGGAGGAGGAGTGGTCTGGCACTGCAGATCCTGGCAGACTTCTGTAAATCCCTCCCCAACGAGGAAGTGATAGGAATCAGCTGTCCCATAACCCCAAGTATGATTAAAG TGTGCAGCAAGTATCTGCTGATGCACCAGGACCAAAGGGACCGGCTCTATGAGGTGGAAGCTCCTGGGGGCTGGGGCCAGAGACGGAACATATGGCTCAACATACAGCTCAACCGAAGCACAAACAGTGAGGCCCTCCCTAGGTTTGGATCAGGGTGTACCAATGCAAAG GCTCAAGTGATGAGCAATGTCCGACAACATTGA
- the anpeplb gene encoding alanyl (membrane) aminopeptidase-like b — MAIGVYISKVLAIATVVMTVSSIGGIITMMIVYETERIKVNPTPPPTPNATILYPTGPPPNLRLPGNLIPERYEIVLQPRLYTVITNATNQSLIFTGNSTVYFRCVEKTKTIFLHSKQNVTDVTVKDLDNKKTINVKNTILYNNESNFLEIRLEGVLEEDGNYSLFTAFEGELLDDLAGFYMSSYKKEPSTKDDTKTWFRNETITVVLDERFIATSQMQPTDARKVFPCFDEPAMKAEFKVTIIHRVGTHALANGKPIDRTLVDIDGETWEVTGFQTTKKMSTYLLAFTVSDFDFIGSKHERVDIKTYARPEAIKAGHAKYAADITGNILAFYESKEVFGMIYPLSKLDQIALPDFSAGAMENWGLVTYRETALLYEEGVSSTSNKEWIATVIAHELAHQWFGNLVTMKWWNDLWLNEGFATYISYMGVDHIEPKWNIKDLIVLNDIQTVFQVDSLASSHPLSSNEDDVQTPSDITELFDSITYSKGAAVLRMLSDYLKDKVFMDGLKKYLQAFQYSNAVHKDLWEYLQEAVDNDGSHIKVAEVMATWTMQMGYPVITINTTTGDVSQDHFLLIQPSDYNYTWHVPIKVMKEGLAPTALATQVLAAPKERKSAFKSEDGKWVLANINCMGYFRVNYDPANWDRLLSQLETNIHEIPLINRGQLIDDAFNLARANHINVTLALRTTKYLRNDTEYIPWESALRNLDYFILMFDRSEVYGPMQAYMRKQVGGLYQHFKNVTTVPEDHSEQYNQINAISVACSNDIEDCQKMTKKLFDNWMTNKTSNPIQPNLKATIYCQAIAAGGEKEWEFAWGKFQNATTASEKDKLRFSLSCTRKIWLLNRYLEYTLNPDKIRKMDAVSTINYIARNVAGQAIAWNFVRAHWNYISLEYGGGIMSFGRLIEGVTQRFSTDFELQELRQFQSDYNEEELGSASRALEQAIERTQANIKWVKENKQTVLEWFRKESSESS, encoded by the exons ATGGCCATAGGAGTGTATATCTCAAAGGTTCTGGCCATAGCCACAGTGGTAATGACCGTCTCATCTATTGGAGGAATAATTACAATGATGATTGTGTATGAGACCGAAAGAATCAAGGTAAATcctactccaccaccaacacctaATGCCACTATTCTGTATCCAACTGGACCACCACCCAACCTGAGACTCCCTGGAAACCTCATTCCAGAGAGATATGAAATCGTCCTACAGCCTCGCCTCTACACTGTTATAACCAACGCTACCAACCAATCTCTCATCTTCACTGGAAACTCCACTGTGTATTTTAGATGTGTGGAGAAAACCAAAACTATCTTCCTTCACAGTAAACAGAATGTGACTGATGTAACAGTGAAAGATCTTGACAATAAAAAGACCATCAACGTTAAGAACACCATACTGTATAATAATGAAAGCAACTTCTTAGAGATTCGACTGGAAGGTGTTTTAGAGGAAGATGGGAACTACAGTCTCTTTACTGCATTTGAGGGAGAGCTCCTTGATGATCTGGCTGGTTTTTACATGAGTTCATACAAAAAAGAACCAAGCACAAAGGATGACACTAAAAC GTGGTTCAGGAATGAAACAATTACCGTCGTGCTTGACGAAAG ATTCATTGCTACTAGCCAAATGCAGCCAACAGATGCCAGGAAAGTATTTCCTTGTTTCGATGAGCCAGCCATGAAGGCTGAATTTAAAGTCACTATCATCCATAGGGTTGGCACGCACGCACTAGCAAATGGGAAACCCATAG ATAGAACCCTTGTGGATATCGATGGAGAGACCTGGGAAGTCACTGGCTTTCAAACAACTAAGAAAATGTCAACATACCTCTTAGCTTTCACAGTGTCTGACTTTGATTTCATAGGTTCTAAACATGAACGAGTTGACATTAAG ACATATGCTCGACCGGAGGCCATAAAAGCTGGACATGCAAAATATGCTGCAGATATCACTGGAAATATACTGGCGTTCTATGAGAGTAAAGAAGTATTTGGCATGATTTATCCTTTGAGCAAGCTAG ATCAGATTGCTCTACCAGACTTCAGTGCAGGTGCCATGGAGAATTGGGGCTTGGTAACATATCGTGAGACAGCTCTGCTATATGAGGAAGGGGTGTCTTCCACATCAAACAAAGAGTGGATTGCCACAGTTATTGCACATGAGCTTGCCCATCAG tggTTTGGAAACCTGGTGACAATGAAATGGTGGAATGACCTGTGGCTGAATGAGGGATTTGCAACATATATATCCTATATGGGAGTGGATCACATTGAGCCAAAATGGAACATA AAAGATCTGATTGTTCTAAATGACATCCAGACTGTATTTCAAGTGGATTCGTTGGCCTCATCCCATCCTCTAAGCTCTAATGAGGACGATGTTCAAACTCCTAGTGACATCACTGAGCTTTTTGATTCCATCACCTACAGCAAG GGGGCAGCTGTGCTGAGAATGCTTTCAGATTATCTGAAGGATAAGGTGTTTATGGATGGTCTGAAA AAATACCTTCAGGCTTTCCAGTATAGTAATGCTGTACACAAGGACCTGTGGGAATATTTACAAGAG GCGGTGGACAACGACGGCAGCCACATTAAAGTTGCTGAAGTCATGGCAACTTGGACAATGCAAATGGGCTACCCAGTCATCACCATCAACACCACCACTGGGGACGTTTCTCAAGATCATTTCCTCCTAATTCAACCATCTGACTACAA TTATACATGGCATGTCCCAATCAAAGTGATGAAGGAAGGTTTAGCTCCCACAGCACTAGCTACACAAGTACTGGCTGCTCCTAAAG AGCGGAAGTCAGCATTCAAGTCTGAAGATGGCAAGTGGGTGCTTGCCAACATAAACTGTATGGGATATTTCAGAGTCAACTACGATCCAGCAAATTGGGATAGACTGCTCTCTCAGCTGGAAACGAATATTCAT GAAATTCCACTCATCAACCGGGGACAGCTTATTGATGATGCATTCAACCTGGCAAG GGCCAATCATATTAATGTGACACTGGCTCTGAGAACTACCAAGTACCTCCGGAATGACACAGAGTACATACCATGGGAATCAGCACTGAGAAACCTGGACTATTTCATTCTCATGTTTGATCGCTCCGAGGTCTATGGCCCAATGCAG GCATACATGCGAAAGCAAGTTGGTGgcctttatcaacattttaaaaatgtCACTACAGTCCCCGAGGATCATTCTGAACA GTACAACCAGATTAATGCCATCTCAGTCGCATGCAGCAATGACATTGAAGACTGCCAAAAAATGACAAAAAAGCTCTTTGACAACTGGATGACAAACAAAACCAGCAATCC CATACAACCCAACCTGAAGGCCACCATCTACTGCCAAGCTATAGCTGCTGGGGGAGAGAAGGAATGGGAATTCGCTTGGGGCAAGTTCCAGAATGCCACCACAGCATCGGAGAAAGACAAATTAAGATTTTCCCTCTCATGCACCAGGAAGATCTGGCTCCTGAACAG ATACCTTGAGTACACTTTGAACCCTGACAAGATAAGAAAAATGGATGCCGTTTCTACCATCAACTACATAGCCAGGAATGTGGCAGGGCAAGCAATAGCCTGGAATTTTGTACGCGCCCACTGGAACTACATCAGCTTGGA GTACGGAGGAGGGATCATGTCATTTGGCCGCCTGATTGAGGGAGTGACGCAGAGATTTTCCACGGACTTTGAGCTCCAAGAG CTGAGGCAGTTCCAGAGCGACTATAATGAAGAGGAATTGGGTTCTGCGAGCAGGGCCCTAGAGCAAGCCATTGAGAGAACCCAGGCCAACATTAAATGGGTGAAGGAAAACAAGCAGACTGTTCTGGAGTGGTTTAGAAAAGAATCAAGTGAGAGCAGCTGA
- the fam169b gene encoding protein FAM169B isoform X2 — MESNRTSQTQKTGEITEIYPIDLPDLDYRELSSTSENILTSLASNTYEGERWFLPSNGSKVEVTHDNMGRLQLFGDDDPPCTLLTLHMPADGTQVVALNLHGKWWSLNDVLKTSIKSRSGLVMVQSVMERVILFLLSQIIFGVLERPSGEEIHFSPHPMREFGKILWHNGEAVGFYTIKKKGSLCDGFTRRSYQLSVLDTVFVRTQWRRSGLALQILADFCKSLPNEEVIGISCPITPSMIKVCSKYLLMHQDQRDRLYEVEAPGGWGQRRNIWLNIQLNRSTNSSSDEQCPTTLNKEKRNYK; from the exons ATGGAATCCAATCGGACCTCGCAAACACAGAAGACAG GGGAAATCACGGAAATATATCCCATTGACCTCCCAGATCTAGATTACAGGGAACTAAGTTCAACCTCTGAAAACATATTGACCTCCCTGGCGTCAAACACCTATGAAGGAGAGCGTTGGTTTCTACCCTCAAATGGCTCAAAG GTGGAGGTGACACATGACAACATGGGCAGACTCCAGCTGTTCGGTGATGATGATCCACCTTGCACTCTGCTGACTCTGCACATGCCTGCAGATGGAACTCAAG TGGTGGCCCTGAACCTGCATGGAAAGTGGTGGTCTTTAAATGATGTTTTGAAGACATCCATCAAATCCAGATCTGGTCTTGTGATG GTGCAGTCTGTTATGGAGAGAGTGATACTTTTCCTGCTTAGTCAAATCATTTTTGGAGTTTTGGAGAGGCCTTCAGGGGAAGAGATTCACTTCTCACCTCACCCAATGAGGGAATTTGGCAAAATTCTATGGCATAATGGAGAGGCAGTTGGATTCTACACCATCAAAAAGAAAG GAAGTCTGTGTGATGGATTCACTCGTCGAAGCTATCAGCTTTCTGTCCTTGACACTGTGTTTGTGAGGACTCAGTGGAGGAGGAGTGGTCTGGCACTGCAGATCCTGGCAGACTTCTGTAAATCCCTCCCCAACGAGGAAGTGATAGGAATCAGCTGTCCCATAACCCCAAGTATGATTAAAG TGTGCAGCAAGTATCTGCTGATGCACCAGGACCAAAGGGACCGGCTCTATGAGGTGGAAGCTCCTGGGGGCTGGGGCCAGAGACGGAACATATGGCTCAACATACAGCTCAACCGAAGCACAAACA GCTCAAGTGATGAGCAATGTCCGACAACATTGAATAAGGAGAAGAGAAACTATAAATAA
- the fam169b gene encoding protein FAM169B isoform X4 — MKESVGFYPQMAQRSITCQIEPLHQVEVTHDNMGRLQLFGDDDPPCTLLTLHMPADGTQVVALNLHGKWWSLNDVLKTSIKSRSGLVMVQSVMERVILFLLSQIIFGVLERPSGEEIHFSPHPMREFGKILWHNGEAVGFYTIKKKGSLCDGFTRRSYQLSVLDTVFVRTQWRRSGLALQILADFCKSLPNEEVIGISCPITPSMIKVCSKYLLMHQDQRDRLYEVEAPGGWGQRRNIWLNIQLNRSTNSEALPRFGSGCTNAKAQVMSNVRQH; from the exons ATGAAGGAGAGCGTTGGTTTCTACCCTCAAATGGCTCAAAG ATCTATCACCTGCCAAATTGAACCCCTTCATCAGGTGGAGGTGACACATGACAACATGGGCAGACTCCAGCTGTTCGGTGATGATGATCCACCTTGCACTCTGCTGACTCTGCACATGCCTGCAGATGGAACTCAAG TGGTGGCCCTGAACCTGCATGGAAAGTGGTGGTCTTTAAATGATGTTTTGAAGACATCCATCAAATCCAGATCTGGTCTTGTGATG GTGCAGTCTGTTATGGAGAGAGTGATACTTTTCCTGCTTAGTCAAATCATTTTTGGAGTTTTGGAGAGGCCTTCAGGGGAAGAGATTCACTTCTCACCTCACCCAATGAGGGAATTTGGCAAAATTCTATGGCATAATGGAGAGGCAGTTGGATTCTACACCATCAAAAAGAAAG GAAGTCTGTGTGATGGATTCACTCGTCGAAGCTATCAGCTTTCTGTCCTTGACACTGTGTTTGTGAGGACTCAGTGGAGGAGGAGTGGTCTGGCACTGCAGATCCTGGCAGACTTCTGTAAATCCCTCCCCAACGAGGAAGTGATAGGAATCAGCTGTCCCATAACCCCAAGTATGATTAAAG TGTGCAGCAAGTATCTGCTGATGCACCAGGACCAAAGGGACCGGCTCTATGAGGTGGAAGCTCCTGGGGGCTGGGGCCAGAGACGGAACATATGGCTCAACATACAGCTCAACCGAAGCACAAACAGTGAGGCCCTCCCTAGGTTTGGATCAGGGTGTACCAATGCAAAG GCTCAAGTGATGAGCAATGTCCGACAACATTGA